A genome region from Glutamicibacter arilaitensis Re117 includes the following:
- a CDS encoding aldo/keto reductase: protein MISDISSLELAGGVSMPSIGLGTWPMRGQEAADAVLSALEIGYRRIDTAENYRNEDAVGQALASSGLDRDEYFVTTKFNKQWHSAKGVRQALENSLARLGLEHLDLFLIHWPNPEQGTYVEAFTELGKLVEEGKIRAAGVSNFKPYQLQNVLDAGLVPALNQIQIDPERQCIQWQGFNTEHGVRTEAYSPLGRKQSDFLSHPTLARIAQAHGKSSAQITLRWHVQSGRAAAPKSADPQRQAENLDVFNFQLTHEEMAAINAMDTGAGPFTDSDEFGH from the coding sequence ATGATCTCCGATATTTCTTCTCTCGAACTTGCCGGTGGCGTGAGCATGCCTTCGATCGGATTGGGGACCTGGCCCATGCGCGGACAGGAAGCGGCTGATGCAGTGCTCTCTGCACTGGAAATCGGCTACCGCCGTATCGATACAGCCGAGAACTATCGCAATGAAGATGCCGTAGGCCAGGCGTTGGCCAGCAGTGGACTGGATCGGGATGAATATTTCGTCACCACCAAGTTCAATAAGCAGTGGCATTCGGCAAAAGGCGTGCGCCAGGCGTTGGAGAACTCCTTGGCACGCTTGGGCCTGGAGCATTTGGACTTGTTCTTGATCCACTGGCCCAACCCCGAGCAGGGCACCTACGTTGAAGCCTTCACGGAGCTGGGCAAGCTTGTGGAAGAGGGCAAGATCCGAGCCGCCGGCGTTTCGAATTTCAAGCCCTACCAGCTGCAAAACGTCTTGGATGCCGGTCTCGTGCCAGCGCTAAACCAGATCCAGATTGACCCCGAGCGGCAGTGCATCCAATGGCAGGGATTCAACACCGAGCATGGTGTGCGCACCGAAGCGTACTCCCCCTTGGGCCGGAAGCAATCGGACTTCCTTTCACATCCAACCCTTGCCCGTATCGCCCAGGCGCATGGAAAGAGCAGCGCCCAGATCACCCTGCGCTGGCATGTCCAATCCGGCCGAGCGGCAGCACCCAAATCAGCCGACCCGCAACGGCAGGCCGAGAACTTGGATGTTTTTAATTTCCAGCTGACCCACGAGGAAATGGCAGCCATCAATGCCATGGATACTGGTGCTGGCCCGTTCACTGATTCTGACGAGTTCGGACACTAG